The following proteins are encoded in a genomic region of Candidatus Eremiobacterota bacterium:
- a CDS encoding TlpA family protein disulfide reductase, translated as MSTRKPSAPADRRRLIVYATLGVVLIAIVVAVGLAQRNAIPKAASEAPIEAKLKVGDTAPNFSVATNAGPFDLSQVNEPVLLEVFATWCPHCQRETATLNDLATKYGGKVAIVAVSGSPQAMNGSDPESQSDVNAFGQQFSVRYPLAYDPDLKVAQQYLKGGFPTLVLIDKNKKVAWIKDGEVQEPELVKAIRGVM; from the coding sequence ATGAGCACCCGCAAGCCTTCCGCGCCCGCCGACCGCCGCAGGCTGATCGTCTACGCGACGCTGGGCGTCGTGCTGATCGCGATCGTCGTCGCGGTCGGGCTGGCGCAGCGCAACGCGATCCCGAAGGCCGCCTCCGAGGCGCCGATCGAGGCGAAGCTCAAGGTTGGCGACACCGCGCCGAACTTCTCCGTGGCGACGAATGCCGGCCCGTTCGATCTCTCGCAGGTCAACGAGCCGGTGCTGCTCGAGGTCTTCGCGACGTGGTGTCCTCACTGCCAGCGCGAGACCGCGACGCTCAACGATCTCGCGACGAAGTACGGCGGCAAGGTCGCGATCGTCGCGGTCAGCGGCAGCCCGCAAGCGATGAACGGCAGCGATCCGGAGTCGCAGTCCGACGTGAACGCGTTCGGCCAGCAGTTCAGCGTGCGCTACCCGCTCGCATACGACCCCGATCTCAAGGTCGCGCAGCAGTATCTCAAGGGCGGCTTCCCGACGCTGGTGCTCATCGACAAGAACAAGAAGGTCGCCTGGATCAAAGACGGCGAGGTCCAAGAGCCGGAGCTCGTCAAAGCGATCCGCGGCGTCATGTAG
- a CDS encoding DoxX family membrane protein codes for MSRTTLVDHAVLVLRLVLGAIFIVAGASKIGHGAEFAAQIAGFRILPQPVIAPMALALPFLEVLLGGYLVLGLFTRAAGWIAVLLLALFDGAIASAVVRGMTVSCGCFGPNDKTVTTWAEVARDAIFVLLAVVVALRAPGTLALDRRIGNNP; via the coding sequence GTGAGCCGCACCACGCTCGTCGATCACGCCGTGCTCGTGCTGCGGCTCGTGCTCGGCGCGATCTTCATCGTCGCCGGCGCGTCGAAGATCGGGCACGGCGCGGAGTTCGCCGCGCAGATCGCCGGCTTTCGCATCCTGCCTCAGCCCGTCATCGCGCCGATGGCGCTCGCGCTGCCGTTCCTCGAAGTATTGCTCGGCGGCTATCTGGTGCTGGGGCTGTTCACGCGCGCGGCCGGGTGGATCGCGGTGCTGCTGCTCGCGCTCTTCGACGGCGCGATCGCCTCGGCGGTGGTGCGCGGGATGACGGTCTCCTGCGGCTGCTTCGGACCGAACGACAAGACCGTCACGACCTGGGCCGAGGTCGCGCGCGACGCGATCTTCGTCCTGCTCGCCGTCGTGGTCGCGCTGCGCGCCCCCGGGACGCTCGCCCTCGACCGCCGAATCGGAAACAACCCATGA